In Pseudobacter ginsenosidimutans, the following are encoded in one genomic region:
- a CDS encoding MutS-related protein, with amino-acid sequence MRLQTDEQTIEDLRIFSKKDSPGIYDIYNQTHTRGGEAALQEMFRHPLGSRELINKRSSVIEQFAGSGARFPYSASLFDMAEKYLAHAGEQETRSPNGAAFGEKEIHNGVGAVIELIRGTHSFLFSKELGTVKDYSDEKGEILMLLTDPAFEPALKDHSKGKLSYATVTAFDTLFRVREYAKIKKLLGYIFRLDVYLSVAEVANKRNFVFPKAHEKGNYELEITGLYHPELKNPVSNDISLNAVSPVLFLTGANMAGKSTFLRSLSTAVYIAHMGFPVAARSMQFPVMDGIYTTINLPDNLGIGASHFYAEVLRVKKMAEELHSGKCLFIIFDELFRGTNVKDAHEATVTVTNGFSQKRNSLFVISSHIVEAGEQLMQNPKIGVRYLPTRMNGHTPEYTYKLENGITEDRHGMIIINNEGILEILKNGMKKKAKHVLSNTKHSLA; translated from the coding sequence ATGCGCCTTCAAACAGACGAACAAACCATCGAAGATCTCAGGATCTTCAGCAAGAAAGATAGTCCGGGCATTTATGATATTTACAATCAAACCCATACCCGTGGCGGAGAGGCAGCATTGCAGGAAATGTTCCGTCATCCGTTGGGAAGCAGGGAGCTCATCAATAAACGCAGTTCAGTGATTGAGCAGTTTGCCGGATCGGGCGCCCGCTTTCCCTACAGCGCTTCCTTATTCGATATGGCGGAGAAATACCTGGCACATGCAGGTGAACAGGAAACGCGATCTCCGAATGGAGCAGCATTCGGAGAAAAGGAAATTCATAACGGCGTAGGAGCAGTGATTGAGCTGATCAGGGGCACCCATTCTTTTCTCTTTTCAAAAGAGCTGGGGACAGTGAAGGATTATTCAGATGAGAAGGGAGAAATATTGATGCTGCTGACTGATCCTGCTTTTGAACCGGCACTGAAGGATCATTCCAAAGGGAAGTTGTCTTACGCGACTGTAACCGCTTTCGATACTTTGTTCAGGGTGCGGGAGTATGCGAAGATCAAAAAACTGCTGGGTTATATTTTCCGTCTCGATGTATACCTCTCAGTTGCGGAGGTGGCCAATAAAAGAAATTTCGTTTTCCCGAAAGCACATGAAAAAGGGAATTATGAACTGGAGATAACCGGCCTCTATCACCCTGAATTGAAAAACCCGGTAAGCAATGATATCAGTTTGAATGCAGTTTCTCCTGTGTTGTTTTTGACCGGGGCGAATATGGCGGGGAAATCCACATTCCTCAGATCACTGAGTACGGCTGTGTATATCGCGCATATGGGATTCCCCGTGGCGGCAAGGTCGATGCAATTCCCGGTAATGGATGGGATTTACACCACAATCAATCTTCCGGATAACCTGGGCATTGGCGCGAGCCATTTTTACGCGGAGGTTTTGCGTGTAAAGAAGATGGCGGAGGAGCTGCATTCCGGAAAGTGTTTGTTCATCATATTCGATGAGCTGTTCCGGGGCACCAATGTGAAAGATGCACATGAGGCTACAGTGACCGTTACCAACGGTTTTTCGCAAAAAAGAAACAGTTTGTTCGTGATCTCTTCTCATATTGTAGAGGCCGGTGAGCAACTGATGCAGAATCCGAAGATCGGGGTCCGGTACCTGCCAACACGCATGAACGGCCATACACCCGAATACACCTACAAACTGGAAAATGGAATAACAGAAGACAGGCATGGCATGATCATCATCAACAATGAGGGAATCCTGGAAATATTGAAAAATGGAATGAAAAAGAAAGCGAAGCACGTTCTTTCAAACACTAAACATTCACTGGCATGA
- a CDS encoding MutS-related protein: protein MSFKIDKQTLEELNLLGKFRQGSVYHLFNKVKTRGGEKLLDDMFHHPLLDENAINNRTAVFRFFQDQQFSFPFDVMQINLMREYLDAGGKKNEAMVLIDIMFKKLLSGLTRDERFRKIVQGLQATIVTLKKCAAIAETMQTKNGVFENRVQAVRAVLRGKQLDSLLNTDIYQNLPLQKIAHFDYLLKNELAKAMQEIMEFIYELDVNIAVGSVAAARGFTYARALPAARDVLSASDLRHPCLESAIGNDILMSETKNVIFLTGANMAGKSTLMKSIGILMYLAHMGFPLAAKDTEFSVREGMYTSINVADNIGLGYSHFYAEVVRVKQAAEAAASGSRLLLMFDELFKGTNVKDAYDGTLSVTQAFSGYTDCLFVVSTHIIEVGEALRENDNIRFAFMPTVMEGARPRYTYRLQEGITEDRQGMMIIRNEGILELLK from the coding sequence ATGAGTTTCAAGATAGACAAGCAAACCCTGGAAGAGCTGAACCTGTTGGGTAAATTCAGGCAGGGATCCGTATACCATTTGTTCAATAAGGTGAAAACGAGAGGTGGAGAGAAGCTGCTGGATGATATGTTCCATCATCCCCTGCTGGATGAAAATGCCATTAATAACAGAACAGCCGTGTTCCGGTTCTTCCAGGATCAGCAATTCAGTTTCCCATTTGATGTGATGCAGATAAACCTGATGCGGGAATATCTGGACGCTGGCGGGAAAAAAAATGAGGCGATGGTGCTGATCGATATCATGTTTAAAAAGTTATTGTCCGGTCTCACCAGGGATGAGCGATTCAGGAAGATCGTACAGGGATTGCAGGCCACCATCGTTACCCTGAAAAAATGTGCAGCAATTGCAGAAACGATGCAAACAAAGAATGGTGTATTTGAAAACAGGGTGCAGGCGGTAAGAGCTGTGTTGCGCGGGAAGCAGTTGGATAGCCTCCTCAATACTGATATTTACCAAAACCTTCCACTGCAAAAGATCGCCCACTTTGATTACCTGCTCAAGAATGAGCTGGCGAAGGCCATGCAGGAGATCATGGAATTCATATATGAGCTGGATGTGAATATTGCCGTGGGTAGTGTTGCAGCCGCACGTGGGTTCACCTATGCGAGGGCGCTGCCTGCTGCGCGGGATGTCCTTTCTGCAAGCGATCTCAGGCATCCCTGTTTGGAATCTGCTATCGGGAACGATATCCTGATGAGTGAAACAAAGAATGTGATCTTTTTGACAGGGGCGAATATGGCGGGCAAATCAACCCTGATGAAAAGCATCGGTATCCTCATGTACCTGGCGCATATGGGTTTCCCGCTTGCGGCAAAGGATACTGAGTTTTCTGTAAGGGAAGGAATGTATACGAGTATCAATGTGGCGGATAATATCGGACTGGGCTATAGTCATTTTTATGCAGAAGTGGTAAGAGTGAAGCAGGCTGCTGAAGCGGCGGCATCCGGAAGCAGGTTGCTGTTGATGTTTGATGAATTGTTCAAGGGAACGAATGTAAAAGATGCATACGATGGAACGCTTTCTGTTACCCAGGCATTTTCCGGCTATACCGATTGTTTGTTTGTGGTGTCTACCCATATTATTGAAGTGGGTGAAGCCCTCCGGGAAAATGATAATATCCGGTTTGCCTTTATGCCAACAGTAATGGAAGGTGCACGGCCGAGATATACGTACAGGTTACAGGAGGGGATAACAGAAGACAGGCAGGGAATGATGATCATCAGGAATGAAGGGATCCTGGAATTATTGAAATAG
- a CDS encoding SPFH domain-containing protein, which translates to MGLFDFIKNEFIEVIEWVDDTPDTVIYKFPDKGNKINNGAQLTVRESQVVVLMNEGEFGDVYIPGRHELTTKNMPIITTLKSWKYLFDSPFKVDIYYVNTKQFTNLKWGTSNPVIVRDKEFGQVRLRSFGSYAVRVIDPKKFIKEFAGTNPWVRIDIVNEQLRNIIVSKLSEGLAEANISILDLAANFTEIGEKLKPVFQKEFDVWGIELGQFYIENVSLPEEVEKMLDKTTQLNMLNNKLNQFNQMQGGIAIENLANNPGAAGTAGIGAGVVLTNLLQQAQQPNAGGNTAGNEAQDKQKLLDLLKQLGELKTQGIITEEEFNQKKAEILGKL; encoded by the coding sequence ATGGGCCTGTTTGACTTCATCAAGAACGAATTTATTGAGGTAATCGAATGGGTAGACGATACCCCGGATACCGTCATCTATAAATTCCCCGACAAAGGCAATAAGATCAATAACGGGGCCCAGCTCACCGTGCGCGAGTCACAGGTGGTGGTGCTGATGAATGAAGGGGAATTTGGCGATGTATACATTCCCGGAAGGCATGAGCTTACCACCAAGAACATGCCCATCATCACTACGCTGAAATCCTGGAAGTATTTATTCGATTCACCTTTCAAGGTTGATATATACTATGTAAATACCAAGCAATTCACCAACCTGAAATGGGGCACTTCCAACCCCGTGATCGTCAGGGATAAGGAATTCGGACAGGTGCGCCTGCGTTCATTCGGATCCTATGCCGTGCGGGTGATCGATCCCAAAAAGTTCATCAAAGAATTTGCAGGCACCAATCCCTGGGTGCGTATCGATATAGTAAATGAACAGCTGAGGAATATCATCGTCAGCAAACTTTCCGAGGGTTTGGCTGAAGCCAATATTTCGATCCTGGACCTGGCAGCCAATTTCACAGAAATAGGAGAGAAGCTGAAACCCGTGTTCCAAAAGGAATTCGACGTATGGGGTATTGAACTTGGACAATTCTACATCGAGAATGTTTCGCTACCCGAAGAAGTGGAAAAGATGCTGGACAAAACCACACAGCTCAACATGCTCAACAATAAGTTGAACCAGTTCAACCAAATGCAGGGTGGTATTGCTATCGAGAACCTGGCCAATAACCCCGGCGCTGCAGGAACGGCAGGTATCGGTGCAGGTGTGGTGCTCACCAATCTGCTGCAACAGGCACAGCAACCCAATGCAGGAGGCAACACAGCAGGCAATGAAGCCCAGGATAAACAGAAACTTCTCGATCTCCTGAAACAACTCGGGGAACTGAAAACCCAGGGCATCATTACAGAAGAAGAGTTCAATCAAAAGAAAGCCGAGATATTAGGTAAGCTCTAA
- a CDS encoding helix-turn-helix domain-containing protein has product MVERESIIQYYTSTNREIPEDLLASQGRASHFNVLQRKNCMATIPFSRRDYYKISIAGGNAVLVTDKGEVPIDRPAIFFNDPEIEFGWKNLSGKQEGYVCLFNDGYLNAELKKELRKLKQRFRDSIYSFLFLEPEQYEQFKNLFRLMESEFAEHSAYRHEIIRSILKLIIYNTLKIQAARSPLQKPLKSERLVNEFIDLLNNQFPIDSPKNSIRLKTPNDFALKLHTHVNHLNHCLKEATGKSTSELIADKLVSEAIDLLQNSDWNITEIGNSLGFSYPQYFNLFFKKHTGKSPRLFRAEPGVIL; this is encoded by the coding sequence ATGGTAGAGAGAGAATCGATCATACAGTATTATACCAGCACCAACCGGGAAATCCCGGAAGACCTGCTGGCATCGCAGGGAAGAGCCAGTCATTTCAACGTATTGCAGCGCAAGAACTGCATGGCCACCATCCCTTTCAGCAGAAGGGACTACTATAAGATCTCCATCGCAGGCGGCAATGCCGTACTGGTAACAGATAAAGGAGAAGTGCCCATCGACCGGCCGGCCATCTTCTTCAATGATCCGGAAATCGAATTCGGCTGGAAGAACCTCTCCGGTAAACAGGAAGGATATGTTTGTCTTTTCAACGACGGCTACCTGAATGCAGAACTAAAAAAGGAATTGCGTAAACTCAAGCAAAGGTTTCGCGACAGCATCTATTCATTCCTCTTCCTCGAACCTGAACAATACGAACAATTCAAAAACCTGTTCAGGCTGATGGAGAGCGAGTTTGCGGAACATTCTGCATACAGGCACGAGATCATCCGGAGTATCCTGAAACTCATCATTTACAATACACTCAAAATTCAGGCGGCCAGGTCGCCGCTCCAAAAGCCTCTCAAAAGCGAAAGACTGGTGAATGAATTCATAGACCTGCTCAATAACCAGTTCCCCATCGATTCTCCCAAGAACAGTATCCGGCTCAAAACGCCGAACGACTTTGCGCTGAAACTGCATACCCATGTGAATCACCTTAACCATTGCCTGAAGGAAGCAACAGGCAAATCCACTTCGGAACTGATTGCAGACAAATTAGTGAGCGAAGCCATTGACCTCCTCCAGAACAGCGACTGGAATATTACTGAGATCGGGAACAGTCTCGGCTTCAGTTATCCCCAGTATTTCAATCTTTTTTTCAAAAAACATACAGGAAAAAGCCCCAGATTGTTCAGGGCAGAGCCAGGAGTGATTCTTTGA
- a CDS encoding PKD domain-containing protein, producing MFSSCRISIWCLILFFVGSASYAQPTVTPSFAVPDTICVNNSLNITNATVGAQTYFWNFCVADLKQAPIGTNLGNIGGNLNMPVFMDYAQYNGNWYGFSVNFGNGRLIRHDFGNSLLNTPATIDMGNFGGVIPTPQGAEGIQLVFNEGKWYAIIIGGYVGGPTPRILKIEFGSALNNPAPVATNWGNIGNLDQTCDLHVFKEGNNWYGLGISTLQNKVIRYEFSNSFDNIPTATDLGNVGNLEFPTGIYAVNDNGFWRVFVTNGGDDFYHNPNANYTISRLDFGSSLLNTPSGVNLGNPGNALKHPRDLTIVQNCEQTVAFIANGHPNFPSISRLDFSSGFGQPPTGTNLGNIGNLSFAHSISRLFRVNEDLFAFVTNVTSNSITRLRFAGCNNASMQSSSAHTPPPIKYNTPGTYNINLTVNEGLSTQASICRQVVVMPAPIQNPNKLFPICLNGTVRIGTPTTHAKYLWNTGETIQEIDVTAPGKYWVDIDRFGCKVTDTFFVEYHKQVDFGFSQNICNPYELSFSALGANVSNARWDFGDGNTGTGQSVNHVYNAFGTYTITLTAFNGTCDEVITKVIRVLVTNDNLITTNDTTICIGASLKLKTIPAIDFCWSPSTDLDNPRTLNPVATPVSDMIYYLNAKVVGNNLINNGDFSAGNTGFTSQYSYATNGFPEGLYWVGNNPTNWHPGFISCGDHTSGTGNMMVMNGSPVLNMVVWQQTITVTPNTNYAFSTWITSVTNVNPALLQFSINGLTLGNLISAPATTCNWTQFYATWNSGNNTTATISIVNQNLQNTGNDFALDDISFGEVLIKRDMIRVNVETPVVTASADATICPGDNIQLNATGAAEYSWTPTASLSNAAIQSPTATPTTLTEYTVTGKTALGCTAQDKVVIDLHPEINITKTPDTTVCRFANFPLRVSGGVSYNWTPSANVSNINSDQPLVQVGLEKMKFKVEVTDIYTCKKIDSVEVDILPYPEFAASSSNRYICLGKTTTLNASGGDQYTWTPSSFIDDPSKASPVASPNINTTYSVHIQDNTCGFDSTINLDITVNPLPFIQAGKSNDIDCNKPTATLIATGGVAYTWLPATGLNDPAKANPVAAISESTNYQVTGTNQYGCESSAFVRLNVSQTGIPRFVVPNAFSPDGDGKNDCFGIARWGDAKVEEFAIFNRWGQKLFSTNNPSICWDGRFNGQMQPAGAYAYLIRARTICGPVNTRGMVLLVR from the coding sequence ATGTTTTCATCCTGTAGAATTTCTATCTGGTGCCTGATCCTGTTTTTTGTTGGAAGCGCAAGCTATGCCCAACCTACGGTAACACCTTCCTTCGCGGTTCCGGACACCATCTGTGTCAACAACAGTCTCAATATCACCAATGCCACTGTTGGCGCTCAAACTTATTTCTGGAATTTTTGTGTAGCAGATCTGAAGCAGGCTCCTATCGGCACCAATCTCGGTAATATCGGGGGCAATCTGAACATGCCAGTATTCATGGATTATGCACAGTATAATGGTAACTGGTATGGTTTCTCAGTGAACTTCGGAAATGGGAGACTGATACGGCATGATTTCGGGAATAGCCTGTTGAATACACCTGCTACCATCGACATGGGAAATTTCGGAGGAGTCATACCCACACCTCAGGGCGCAGAAGGAATACAACTGGTGTTCAATGAAGGTAAATGGTATGCGATCATCATTGGAGGATATGTGGGAGGCCCTACACCCAGGATATTGAAGATCGAATTTGGATCGGCCCTCAACAATCCTGCTCCTGTTGCCACCAATTGGGGAAATATAGGCAACCTCGATCAAACCTGTGATCTGCATGTTTTCAAAGAAGGCAACAACTGGTACGGGCTTGGTATCAGCACTCTCCAGAACAAAGTAATCAGGTATGAATTCTCCAACAGCTTCGATAATATCCCCACCGCTACTGACCTCGGCAACGTAGGTAATCTAGAATTTCCAACAGGCATCTACGCTGTAAACGATAATGGATTCTGGCGCGTTTTTGTTACCAATGGAGGAGATGATTTTTATCATAACCCCAATGCCAATTATACGATCAGCAGGCTTGATTTCGGGAGCTCTCTCCTCAACACACCATCAGGAGTCAACCTGGGCAACCCGGGCAATGCGCTGAAACACCCGCGAGACCTGACCATTGTTCAAAATTGTGAGCAAACTGTAGCATTCATTGCAAATGGACATCCAAATTTCCCTTCCATCAGCAGACTGGACTTTTCCAGCGGATTCGGTCAACCACCCACCGGAACAAATCTTGGAAATATAGGCAACCTGAGTTTCGCCCACTCGATCTCCCGGCTGTTCCGTGTGAACGAAGATCTCTTTGCATTTGTGACTAACGTTACAAGCAATTCCATTACCAGGCTGCGATTCGCCGGATGCAATAATGCCAGCATGCAAAGCTCTTCTGCTCACACCCCTCCTCCCATCAAATACAATACTCCCGGCACTTACAATATCAATCTTACCGTAAATGAAGGCCTCTCCACCCAGGCATCCATCTGCAGGCAGGTAGTGGTGATGCCTGCCCCCATCCAAAACCCCAATAAATTATTTCCGATTTGCCTTAACGGAACTGTTCGCATTGGCACTCCCACCACACATGCAAAATATTTATGGAATACAGGTGAAACCATACAGGAAATAGATGTAACGGCTCCCGGAAAATATTGGGTGGATATCGATAGGTTTGGTTGCAAAGTAACAGATACTTTCTTTGTTGAATATCATAAACAAGTGGATTTCGGTTTCTCTCAAAACATCTGTAACCCCTATGAGCTCAGCTTCTCGGCCCTTGGCGCCAACGTCAGCAATGCCCGCTGGGATTTTGGCGATGGCAATACTGGCACTGGTCAGTCCGTGAACCATGTATACAACGCTTTCGGCACGTATACCATAACGCTCACCGCCTTCAACGGCACCTGCGACGAAGTGATCACCAAAGTGATCCGTGTACTCGTTACCAATGACAACCTTATCACCACCAATGACACAACCATCTGCATCGGGGCCAGCCTCAAACTGAAAACAATACCCGCTATCGATTTCTGCTGGAGTCCATCCACAGACCTCGACAATCCACGAACGCTCAATCCTGTAGCCACACCAGTTTCAGATATGATCTATTACCTCAATGCAAAAGTGGTAGGCAACAACCTTATCAATAATGGAGATTTCAGTGCAGGAAATACCGGCTTCACCTCCCAATACAGTTACGCCACCAACGGCTTTCCGGAAGGACTGTACTGGGTAGGAAATAATCCCACCAACTGGCATCCCGGTTTTATCTCCTGCGGGGATCATACCTCCGGCACAGGCAATATGATGGTAATGAACGGATCTCCCGTTCTGAATATGGTAGTATGGCAACAAACCATCACTGTAACGCCCAATACCAATTATGCTTTCTCCACCTGGATTACCAGTGTAACAAATGTCAACCCGGCACTGTTACAATTTTCCATTAATGGATTAACGCTGGGCAACCTCATCAGCGCACCGGCTACAACCTGCAACTGGACACAGTTCTATGCCACCTGGAATTCCGGCAACAATACCACCGCCACCATTTCCATTGTGAACCAAAACCTGCAGAATACAGGAAATGATTTTGCGCTGGATGATATTTCGTTTGGCGAAGTGCTTATCAAAAGAGATATGATCAGGGTGAATGTGGAAACCCCGGTGGTCACTGCCAGCGCCGACGCCACCATCTGTCCCGGTGACAATATCCAATTAAACGCCACTGGTGCTGCCGAATATAGCTGGACGCCCACTGCCTCCCTCAGCAATGCAGCCATTCAATCACCCACAGCAACTCCCACTACACTCACCGAATATACTGTTACCGGAAAAACAGCCCTTGGCTGCACGGCACAGGACAAAGTGGTGATCGATCTGCACCCGGAGATCAATATCACCAAAACACCGGACACCACCGTCTGCCGTTTCGCCAATTTCCCCCTCCGTGTGAGCGGAGGCGTTAGTTACAACTGGACGCCATCGGCCAATGTAAGTAATATCAACAGCGATCAACCACTTGTACAGGTGGGCTTGGAAAAGATGAAATTCAAAGTGGAAGTAACGGATATCTATACCTGTAAAAAGATAGATTCCGTAGAAGTAGACATCCTCCCCTACCCGGAATTTGCTGCATCTTCCAGCAACAGGTATATCTGTCTCGGCAAAACCACTACCCTGAATGCCAGCGGAGGAGACCAATACACCTGGACGCCATCCAGTTTCATTGATGATCCTTCAAAAGCTTCGCCCGTTGCCAGCCCCAATATCAACACTACGTATTCCGTGCATATACAGGACAATACCTGCGGCTTCGATTCAACCATCAATCTAGATATTACCGTAAACCCACTGCCTTTCATACAAGCCGGTAAATCCAATGATATCGACTGCAATAAACCTACGGCAACGCTAATCGCCACCGGAGGCGTGGCTTATACATGGCTGCCTGCTACAGGACTGAATGATCCTGCCAAAGCCAATCCTGTAGCTGCCATTTCCGAGTCCACCAATTACCAGGTGACCGGCACCAACCAGTACGGCTGTGAATCCAGCGCCTTTGTTCGCCTGAATGTTTCTCAGACAGGTATTCCCCGCTTTGTTGTGCCCAATGCTTTTTCGCCTGATGGTGATGGTAAGAATGATTGCTTCGGTATTGCAAGGTGGGGAGATGCAAAAGTGGAAGAGTTTGCCATCTTCAACCGCTGGGGACAAAAACTGTTCAGCACCAACAATCCTTCCATCTGCTGGGATGGTCGCTTCAATGGACAAATGCAGCCTGCAGGCGCTTATGCTTATCTCATCCGGGCCCGGACCATCTGCGGACCTGTGAATACGCGTGGCATGGTACTGCTGGTCCGGTAA
- a CDS encoding quinone oxidoreductase family protein, which translates to MKAIFITQHGDSTVLRLRETETPIPSGQEVMVRVTAIGINYADILVREGVYPIGPLPAIAGAEVTGIIESVGNDVHDLKPGQKVSGVAQHGYAAYALLQVSQVFPVPDEIPSEQALIFQALTACHLLEQTNGYQSLLITAAAGGIGSMVVQLAKSRGIPLIIGMTGNNKKMEYIRSMGATHAISFQDDQWASVLQEITARKGVDLVLDAVGGPIGASLIHQLAPGGKMVVFGSSSGVPTTINAQDLIWKSNSVTGATIYAASMKQKQQWAKEIFQKIMQGSIRQKTSSFPLSAAAEAQDLLKSRSVTGRIVLMP; encoded by the coding sequence ATGAAAGCCATCTTCATCACTCAACATGGAGACAGTACCGTGCTGCGTCTCCGCGAAACCGAAACACCCATTCCTTCCGGACAGGAAGTAATGGTCCGCGTTACAGCCATCGGCATCAATTATGCCGACATACTTGTTCGGGAAGGAGTTTATCCCATCGGACCGCTGCCTGCCATTGCGGGCGCGGAGGTTACCGGCATTATCGAATCAGTGGGCAATGATGTACATGATTTGAAACCCGGACAAAAAGTATCCGGTGTTGCCCAACACGGATATGCTGCATATGCGCTGTTACAGGTTAGCCAGGTTTTCCCTGTGCCGGACGAGATTCCCTCAGAACAGGCATTGATCTTCCAGGCACTGACCGCCTGTCATCTGCTGGAGCAAACTAACGGTTACCAATCCCTGCTTATCACAGCTGCAGCAGGAGGTATTGGATCGATGGTAGTTCAGCTGGCGAAGTCAAGAGGCATTCCATTGATCATTGGCATGACCGGCAATAATAAAAAAATGGAATATATAAGATCGATGGGCGCTACCCATGCCATTAGCTTTCAGGATGACCAATGGGCTTCTGTATTGCAGGAGATCACAGCCCGAAAAGGAGTTGACCTGGTCCTCGATGCTGTAGGCGGGCCCATCGGCGCCTCTTTGATTCATCAGCTGGCTCCCGGTGGTAAAATGGTGGTATTTGGCAGCAGCTCAGGAGTTCCCACTACTATCAATGCGCAGGACCTGATCTGGAAATCCAATTCTGTAACCGGCGCCACTATTTATGCTGCTTCCATGAAGCAAAAACAACAATGGGCAAAGGAGATCTTTCAGAAAATTATGCAGGGCAGCATCCGGCAAAAGACCAGTTCCTTTCCGTTGTCTGCGGCTGCTGAAGCGCAGGACCTGCTGAAAAGCAGATCAGTAACGGGCAGGATAGTGCTTATGCCCTAA
- a CDS encoding winged helix-turn-helix transcriptional regulator → MPLIKIEGRACREAGLAIRDTLDLLGGKWKVCILQMLSGGPLRFTELLTIIQPINAKVLTKELNELEQHQLIVRNPCNTKPATVQYTLAPHAENIRGVLDALLQFGILHREKIRAGFTIK, encoded by the coding sequence ATGCCATTGATAAAAATTGAAGGGAGGGCTTGCCGGGAAGCAGGTCTTGCCATTCGCGATACATTGGACCTCTTAGGTGGAAAATGGAAAGTGTGCATCCTGCAAATGCTCTCCGGAGGACCGTTGCGTTTTACAGAGTTACTGACCATCATTCAGCCGATCAACGCCAAAGTGCTGACAAAAGAATTGAACGAGCTGGAACAACACCAGCTGATCGTAAGAAATCCCTGCAATACCAAGCCAGCCACCGTGCAATACACTCTTGCGCCTCATGCCGAAAATATCAGGGGCGTGCTGGATGCTTTATTGCAGTTCGGGATCCTTCACCGCGAAAAGATCAGGGCCGGGTTCACTATAAAATAA